A single window of Alphaproteobacteria bacterium DNA harbors:
- a CDS encoding tetratricopeptide repeat protein, whose product MSYFDLGSYTRTVTTASPEAQVWFDRGLNWLFGFNHGESIKCFRKAVEHDPECAMAHWGISYASGPNYNMPWDLYDPKGQRMALEAAYDAMQDALAHAGSVTPIERAMIEALTVRYPAREPADDMMPWNKAYTRRMRELLNAHPNDLDVRSVFVESIMNETPWRMWDLETGGPFKDAGTLEAVDTMDHAFATMPGAWEHPGLLHLYVHLMEMSPHPEKALRAGDRLRTIMPDSGHLVHMPTHIDVLCGFYRDVMVYNQKALEPDRRFLAYSDDPGIYLMYVIHNFHFAIYGAMFLGQYTPAIAAAEELIARVPEAVLRVESPPMADFLEAYLTMKQHVLVRFGKWHEIIAQDLPEDRELYCSNVAMIHYAKAVAHSALGHVAAAETEKANFLAAKARVPDTRRVHNNTVLDLLGIAEEMLNGELEYRKGNFDVAFDHLRRSVARDDALPYDEPWGWMQPARHALGALLLEQGRVEEAEAVYRSDLGLDGKLSRACQHPDNLWSLHGLHECLIRRGETVESVLIKQRLDLAAARAEVPVKASCFCRQVAMAAE is encoded by the coding sequence ATGTCGTATTTTGATCTTGGCTCCTACACACGGACCGTCACCACCGCGTCGCCCGAAGCCCAGGTCTGGTTCGACCGCGGCCTGAACTGGCTGTTCGGCTTCAATCATGGCGAGTCGATCAAATGCTTCCGCAAGGCCGTGGAGCACGATCCGGAATGCGCCATGGCCCATTGGGGCATCAGCTATGCCAGCGGGCCGAATTACAACATGCCGTGGGATCTCTACGACCCCAAGGGTCAGCGCATGGCCCTGGAAGCGGCGTATGACGCCATGCAAGATGCGCTCGCGCATGCCGGCAGCGTCACGCCGATCGAACGGGCGATGATCGAGGCGCTGACCGTCCGCTATCCGGCGCGGGAGCCGGCGGACGACATGATGCCGTGGAACAAGGCCTATACCAGGCGCATGCGCGAACTGCTGAACGCCCATCCGAACGATCTGGACGTGCGCTCGGTCTTCGTCGAGTCCATCATGAACGAGACGCCCTGGCGCATGTGGGATCTGGAAACCGGCGGCCCGTTCAAGGACGCCGGTACGCTGGAAGCCGTCGACACCATGGACCATGCGTTTGCGACCATGCCGGGCGCGTGGGAGCATCCCGGCCTGTTGCACCTGTACGTCCACCTGATGGAGATGTCGCCGCACCCCGAAAAGGCGCTCCGCGCCGGCGACAGGCTGCGGACCATCATGCCGGACTCCGGCCATCTGGTGCATATGCCGACCCATATCGACGTGCTCTGCGGCTTTTACCGCGATGTCATGGTCTATAACCAGAAGGCGCTGGAGCCGGACCGGCGCTTCCTCGCCTATTCGGACGATCCCGGCATCTATCTGATGTACGTGATCCACAATTTTCACTTCGCGATCTATGGCGCCATGTTTCTCGGCCAGTACACGCCGGCCATCGCGGCGGCGGAGGAGTTGATCGCGCGCGTGCCGGAAGCCGTGCTGCGGGTCGAGTCGCCGCCGATGGCCGACTTCCTGGAAGCCTACCTGACCATGAAACAGCACGTTCTCGTGCGCTTCGGCAAATGGCACGAGATCATCGCCCAGGACCTGCCGGAGGACCGGGAGCTGTATTGCTCCAATGTCGCGATGATCCACTACGCCAAGGCCGTGGCGCATTCGGCGCTGGGCCATGTCGCGGCGGCTGAGACGGAAAAAGCCAACTTCCTGGCGGCCAAGGCGCGGGTGCCGGACACGCGCAGGGTGCACAACAACACCGTCCTGGACCTGCTCGGCATTGCGGAGGAGATGCTGAACGGCGAGTTGGAGTACCGCAAGGGCAATTTCGACGTTGCCTTCGACCATCTCCGCCGGTCGGTCGCGCGCGACGACGCCCTGCCGTATGACGAGCCGTGGGGCTGGATGCAGCCGGCGCGCCACGCGCTCGGCGCGCTGTTGCTGGAGCAGGGGCGTGTGGAGGAGGCGGAGGCCGTCTACCGCTCGGACCTGGGGCTGGACGGCAAGCTCAGCCGCGCCTGCCAGCACCCGGACAATCTCTGGTCGCTGCATGGCCTGCACGAATGCCTGATCCGGCGGGGCGAGACGGTCGAATCGGTGCTGATCAAGCAACGGCTCGATCTGGCCGCCGCCCGTGCGGAAGTGCCGGTCAAGGCCTCCTGCTTCTGCCGCCAGGTGGCGATGGCGGCGGAGTAG
- a CDS encoding ferric reductase-like transmembrane domain-containing protein, whose product MIQVTGVMAMGAMGLAMILSLRPKWPEARLGGLDKIYRLHKWLGIGALTLAVVHWLWSEVPKWAVGLGLLARPQRGPRPQIDDPVQAFLGSLRGTAEGLGEWAFYAVVLLLLIALIHLIPYRWFRYSHRLVPAAFLVLVFHAVVLLDYAMWPTPLGIVLGVLLLWGSYAAILSIFGRIGAGRRVPGEIAEKRFYEGVRSLETVVKLGPGWAGHKAGQFAFATSSALEGAHPYTIASAWDPNDPKVTFIAKELGDHTTGLVDRLKVGQTITVEGPYGCFTFDDGRPHQIWVGAGVGITPFIARLKELASEEPGTVRPEIDLFHTTREVDERALERLSADARVARVRLHLLIDAKHGRLTGERIRDLVPNWREASLWFCGPGGFGTSLRADFAAHGLPVEERFHREIFALR is encoded by the coding sequence ATGATCCAGGTCACGGGCGTGATGGCGATGGGGGCGATGGGACTGGCGATGATCCTGTCGCTGCGGCCCAAATGGCCGGAAGCGCGGCTGGGCGGGCTCGACAAGATATACCGGTTGCACAAATGGCTCGGCATCGGCGCGCTGACCCTGGCGGTGGTGCACTGGCTCTGGTCGGAAGTGCCGAAATGGGCGGTGGGGCTCGGCCTTCTGGCCCGGCCCCAACGCGGGCCGCGGCCCCAGATCGACGATCCGGTGCAGGCCTTTCTCGGCAGTCTCCGCGGCACCGCCGAGGGGCTGGGCGAATGGGCGTTCTATGCGGTCGTCCTGCTCTTGCTGATCGCGCTGATCCATCTGATCCCCTATCGCTGGTTCCGCTACAGCCATCGGCTGGTGCCGGCCGCCTTCCTGGTGCTCGTCTTCCACGCCGTCGTCCTGCTCGACTATGCGATGTGGCCGACGCCCCTGGGAATTGTCCTCGGGGTGCTGCTGCTATGGGGCAGCTATGCCGCCATCCTCTCGATTTTCGGCCGGATCGGGGCCGGCCGGCGCGTACCGGGCGAGATTGCGGAAAAGCGCTTCTATGAGGGCGTCCGGTCGCTGGAGACGGTCGTGAAGCTGGGCCCCGGCTGGGCCGGGCACAAGGCCGGGCAGTTCGCCTTTGCCACCTCCAGCGCGTTGGAGGGAGCCCATCCCTACACCATTGCCTCCGCCTGGGACCCGAACGACCCCAAAGTGACCTTCATCGCCAAGGAACTGGGCGATCACACGACCGGGCTGGTGGACCGGCTGAAGGTCGGGCAGACGATAACGGTCGAAGGGCCGTACGGATGTTTCACCTTCGATGACGGCAGGCCGCACCAGATCTGGGTTGGAGCCGGCGTCGGCATTACGCCCTTCATCGCACGCCTCAAGGAGCTGGCGTCGGAGGAGCCGGGAACCGTTCGGCCCGAAATCGACCTGTTTCACACCACGCGGGAGGTCGACGAGCGTGCGCTGGAGCGATTGTCGGCGGACGCGCGGGTCGCCAGGGTCAGGCTCCACCTGCTGATCGACGCGAAGCATGGCCGCCTGACCGGCGAGCGCATTCGCGATCTGGTCCCGAACTGGCGCGAGGCGAGCCTATGGTTCTGCGGCCCCGGCGGCTTCGGAACATCCTTGCGGGCCGATTTCGCCGCGCACGGGCTGCCGGTCGAAGAGCGGTTTCACCGGGAGATTTTCGCATTGCGCTGA
- a CDS encoding carboxymuconolactone decarboxylase family protein, translating into MPFFESMRETAGPPKVFVTYPDLYRPWSEMSQTLMNGPSPLSEAERELILALAAGAAGCEFVYVAHSEVAYAWGIEEGLLDALLADIDTAPVDEKLRPLLKFVHKLAVTPNAVTQADADAVFAAGWDEHALHDAIAVTARAAFMQRLVQGHGFIPMDRETAAKHAKNRVEKGYVNLYPAFAKPADAD; encoded by the coding sequence ATGCCGTTCTTCGAATCCATGCGGGAGACCGCCGGCCCGCCCAAGGTGTTCGTCACCTACCCGGATCTCTACCGGCCGTGGTCGGAGATGAGCCAGACGCTGATGAACGGCCCCTCGCCGCTCTCCGAGGCCGAGCGGGAGCTGATCCTTGCGCTGGCGGCCGGCGCCGCCGGCTGCGAGTTCGTCTATGTCGCCCATTCCGAAGTCGCCTATGCCTGGGGCATCGAGGAGGGGTTGCTCGACGCGCTGCTGGCCGACATCGACACGGCCCCGGTGGACGAGAAACTGCGGCCACTGCTGAAATTCGTGCACAAGCTCGCCGTCACGCCGAACGCTGTCACCCAGGCCGACGCCGACGCGGTGTTCGCCGCCGGCTGGGACGAGCATGCGCTGCACGACGCCATTGCCGTGACCGCGCGCGCCGCGTTCATGCAGCGGCTGGTCCAGGGCCATGGCTTCATCCCCATGGACCGGGAAACCGCCGCCAAGCACGCGAAGAACCGCGTCGAAAAGGGCTATGTCAACCTCTACCCGGCGTTCGCGAAACCGGCCGACGCGGACTGA
- a CDS encoding putative O-glycosylation ligase, exosortase A system-associated codes for MKDIVLALFSLGVMALGMAAPFVLTLGYFWASILKPQNLAYGFFKPLPIAMILAVSAVLTYFVVDRRAPPKFTALHMLMGLFALWVTLTTFNALYPQQAWWKWNWAFKEIAFACFIPFVIRTRIHLEALLYVLTVGTVPLVAAAGFKAILSGGGGYGEIEVAGQNNVGLAESSMLAMFSVMAIVIVLYLRKHTLIMPRNWIATVAVAGYVVLCLAAAVGSFARTGLVAFAVMAAVTWWFSRYKIRLSVVFLVVAGIALMALPEAWYARMDTILHPAADTSASTRLEVWGWTLRFVQEHPFGGGFFSYLANLGFIPGQGRARAFHSIYFEVLGEHGYVGLVIFVSILLVAMKMSYGIYRRNRGNAELIWLSDLGRAVLTCLLVFASGGAFIGVAFQPWAYLLSAMVIMLRSYEKRYHLSRNSVALQGGGRDVVDPKLSLT; via the coding sequence ATGAAGGACATCGTCCTGGCGCTCTTTTCCCTGGGCGTGATGGCGCTTGGCATGGCGGCGCCGTTCGTGCTGACCCTGGGATACTTTTGGGCCAGCATCCTGAAACCGCAGAATTTGGCCTATGGCTTTTTCAAACCCTTGCCGATCGCGATGATTCTGGCGGTCTCGGCCGTGCTGACCTATTTCGTGGTGGACCGGCGGGCGCCGCCCAAGTTCACGGCGCTGCATATGCTGATGGGGCTGTTTGCGCTGTGGGTGACGCTCACCACCTTCAACGCCTTGTATCCGCAACAGGCTTGGTGGAAGTGGAACTGGGCGTTCAAGGAGATTGCGTTCGCCTGCTTCATTCCGTTCGTCATCCGCACCCGCATTCACCTGGAAGCGCTGTTGTACGTTCTGACCGTCGGCACCGTGCCGCTGGTGGCGGCGGCCGGGTTCAAGGCCATCCTGTCCGGCGGCGGCGGCTATGGAGAGATCGAGGTGGCCGGCCAAAACAATGTTGGGCTTGCGGAAAGCAGTATGTTGGCGATGTTTTCGGTGATGGCCATCGTGATCGTGCTGTATCTGCGCAAGCACACGCTGATCATGCCGCGCAACTGGATCGCAACGGTTGCGGTGGCGGGATATGTTGTGTTGTGTCTGGCGGCGGCCGTGGGAAGTTTTGCCAGGACCGGGCTGGTGGCCTTTGCCGTCATGGCGGCGGTGACGTGGTGGTTCTCGCGCTACAAGATTCGCCTGTCCGTGGTGTTCCTGGTCGTCGCCGGTATTGCGCTGATGGCCTTGCCGGAAGCCTGGTATGCGCGAATGGATACCATCCTTCATCCCGCCGCGGATACCTCGGCATCGACCCGGCTGGAAGTCTGGGGCTGGACGCTGCGGTTCGTACAGGAACACCCGTTTGGCGGCGGGTTTTTCTCCTATCTGGCGAACCTGGGCTTCATTCCGGGGCAAGGACGGGCGCGGGCGTTCCACAGCATTTATTTCGAGGTTTTGGGAGAGCATGGCTATGTGGGGCTTGTGATCTTTGTCAGTATTCTGTTGGTCGCTATGAAGATGTCGTATGGCATTTACCGACGAAATAGAGGGAATGCGGAACTGATATGGTTGTCAGATCTGGGGAGAGCAGTGTTGACTTGCCTTCTTGTATTCGCGTCGGGCGGTGCATTTATTGGAGTTGCATTTCAGCCATGGGCATATTTATTATCTGCAATGGTTATAATGTTACGATCTTATGAAAAGAGATATCATCTCTCTAGAAATTCTGTGGCGCTTCAGGGGGGCGGCCGTGATGTGGTCGATCCCAAACTTTCTTTAACCTAG
- the tcuA gene encoding FAD-dependent tricarballylate dehydrogenase TcuA — MPSPNPYDVVVAGAGNAALCAAINAHLNGARVLVLEKAPEDEKGGNSYFTAGGFRFCHTGLDDVCQDVMPDLTAEEREKIILPSHDRQFFYDTLMKVTHHQANEELAWILIDESRPAMAWLRENGVRFIPMYGRQSYEVDGKQHFYGGVNIEAVGGGAGLVTFLLERAAKLGIEIRYGTGATRLIQDQDYKISGVTVRGPDGYEDIPTRSVVLACGGFESNPEMRVRYLGPGWDLCRVRGTRHNTGDGIKMALDIGAQAYGNWSGCHSVGWDISAPPYGDRWILDNFQKHSYPLGIMVNLNGERFVDEGEDYRNLTYVRFGRAIMGQPHRTAVQIFDQKTVHRLRDEYRIREVTKVEASTIEELAEGLDINPAKLRATIDAYNAACGPADDYNPAVLDGVTTSGLNPDKTNWALPIDKPPYVAYVTTTGITFTFGGVKINDKNEVQDITDRSIPGLYAAGELVGGLFYENYPGGTGLMSGAVFGQRAGKFAADYARTRN, encoded by the coding sequence ATGCCTTCCCCCAATCCCTATGACGTCGTCGTTGCCGGCGCCGGCAACGCCGCTCTGTGCGCGGCGATCAACGCCCATTTGAACGGCGCCCGCGTGCTGGTGCTGGAAAAGGCGCCGGAGGACGAGAAGGGCGGCAACTCCTATTTCACCGCCGGCGGCTTCCGCTTCTGCCACACCGGGCTCGACGATGTCTGCCAGGACGTGATGCCGGACCTGACGGCGGAGGAGCGGGAGAAAATCATCCTGCCCTCCCATGACCGGCAGTTCTTCTACGACACGCTGATGAAGGTCACGCACCACCAGGCCAACGAGGAACTGGCCTGGATCCTGATCGACGAGTCCCGCCCGGCCATGGCGTGGCTGCGCGAGAACGGCGTGCGCTTCATTCCGATGTACGGCCGCCAGTCCTACGAGGTGGACGGCAAGCAGCATTTCTATGGCGGCGTGAACATCGAGGCCGTGGGCGGCGGCGCCGGCCTGGTGACCTTCCTGCTGGAGCGTGCGGCGAAGCTGGGCATCGAAATCCGCTATGGCACCGGCGCGACCAGGCTGATCCAGGATCAGGACTACAAGATCAGCGGCGTCACCGTGCGCGGCCCGGACGGCTATGAGGACATCCCCACCCGCTCGGTCGTGCTGGCCTGCGGCGGGTTCGAGAGCAACCCGGAAATGCGCGTGCGCTATCTGGGGCCGGGCTGGGATCTCTGCCGCGTGCGCGGCACCCGCCACAACACCGGCGACGGCATCAAGATGGCGCTGGACATCGGCGCCCAGGCCTATGGCAACTGGAGCGGCTGCCATTCGGTCGGCTGGGATATCTCGGCGCCGCCCTATGGCGACCGCTGGATCCTGGACAACTTCCAGAAGCATTCCTACCCGCTCGGCATCATGGTCAACCTGAACGGCGAGCGGTTCGTGGACGAGGGCGAGGACTACCGCAACCTCACCTATGTGCGCTTCGGCCGGGCGATCATGGGCCAGCCGCACCGCACGGCGGTGCAGATTTTCGACCAGAAGACCGTCCACCGCCTGCGCGACGAATACCGCATCCGCGAGGTGACGAAGGTCGAGGCCAGCACGATCGAGGAACTGGCCGAAGGGCTCGACATCAATCCCGCGAAACTGCGGGCGACCATCGACGCCTACAATGCTGCCTGCGGCCCGGCCGACGACTACAACCCGGCGGTGCTGGACGGCGTCACCACCAGCGGCCTGAATCCGGACAAGACCAACTGGGCGCTGCCGATCGACAAGCCGCCCTATGTCGCCTACGTCACCACGACCGGCATCACGTTCACGTTCGGCGGCGTGAAGATCAACGACAAGAACGAGGTCCAGGACATCACCGACCGCTCGATTCCCGGGCTTTATGCCGCGGGCGAACTGGTCGGCGGCCTGTTTTACGAGAACTACCCCGGCGGCACCGGCCTGATGAGCGGCGCGGTGTTCGGCCAGCGCGCCGGCAAGTTCGCGGCGGACTACGCCCGCACCCGCAACTGA
- a CDS encoding response regulator transcription factor yields MAGFLIVDDHPMIRAALETALLRAYPDRPVLHASDIASAEGILAREAALDLVLFDLNIPGADGFTGLIRLRNAFPRVPILVVTGHDDPPYRREARAAGAAGFVSKADDTATMLNAIAAVLAGDGHWPEDDAPPAAADEGIGSALASLTPQQLRVLELLGEGLLNKQIAHELDIVESTVKAHVSAILRKLNVHSRTQAVLLAQKLNFKQLG; encoded by the coding sequence ATGGCAGGCTTTCTGATCGTCGACGACCATCCGATGATCCGCGCCGCCCTTGAAACAGCGTTGCTGCGGGCCTATCCGGACCGCCCCGTGCTGCACGCGTCCGATATCGCATCGGCAGAGGGCATTCTGGCGCGAGAAGCCGCGTTGGATCTGGTGCTGTTCGACCTGAACATTCCCGGCGCCGATGGCTTTACCGGCCTGATCCGGCTGCGCAACGCCTTTCCGCGCGTACCGATCCTGGTGGTGACGGGGCATGACGACCCGCCCTACCGGCGCGAGGCCCGGGCGGCGGGAGCGGCGGGCTTCGTCTCCAAGGCGGACGACACGGCCACCATGCTGAATGCCATCGCGGCGGTTCTGGCGGGCGACGGCCACTGGCCGGAAGACGATGCCCCCCCGGCCGCGGCCGACGAGGGCATCGGCTCCGCGCTCGCCTCGCTGACCCCGCAGCAATTGCGCGTGCTGGAATTGCTGGGCGAGGGCCTGCTGAACAAGCAGATCGCGCACGAACTGGACATCGTCGAATCGACGGTGAAGGCGCATGTCTCGGCGATTCTGCGCAAGCTCAACGTCCATTCCCGCACCCAGGCGGTTCTGCTGGCGCAAAAGCTGAATTTCAAGCAACTGGGTTGA
- a CDS encoding adenylate/guanylate cyclase domain-containing protein: MTPASRRRPHIPRRHLVLVAVGALVFALWRVFAGDPVTDLAEARLLDLRFRLRGPIAPPDSVVIAAIDEAAIDRLGWSPPPRAAIAAAVRTILSAGPRVVALDLLFLDRTDADAALAAALAPGDRVILGTAVGSALRNPATERPPGLVRALQRSVFGVVIDAPASGGPASAGPAPRLFAPLPEILGHATLGHVNISRADDTVAREIPLALRIGAQGYLPALSVEAARRLLNLTRGEVAWQPGRGLRLGPREIGTDRAGAVPLDHYGPGGTIPTVSLLDVLDGRAPPAVFRGRAVFIGASAESLSDRFATPFGTDTPGAEVLATLTANLVAGDLIRHGPRTAVLGTALAIALAVALFYAARARSPAMALAMAAAVWLAGAAAVQLAFERGNLWLDATAILATLLGASAWCMAQRLRAERRLAVRLEIERHNLSRYQSPVLVTYLSEGARPAFEGRTQDAGVLFVDAAGYTTLVEKASPAETAAFLRELHRLYEDCATDHRGVIVSFEGDGALIVFGLPDPRPDDGASALMCGLQLLNAATGFRSEVFPGQPLRLRVSVQYGPVTVAVLGGRDHAQITITGDTVNVASRLQDIAKAHGVTFVTGRPAIDAARAAGAEVTGLFARLAEEPIRGRSQSVEVWAPQS, from the coding sequence ATGACCCCGGCGTCCCGGCGCCGGCCGCATATCCCCCGGCGCCATCTCGTCCTTGTCGCCGTCGGCGCGCTGGTGTTCGCGCTCTGGCGCGTGTTTGCGGGAGATCCGGTCACGGACCTGGCCGAGGCCCGCCTGCTGGATCTCCGCTTCCGGCTGCGCGGCCCGATAGCACCGCCGGATTCCGTCGTCATCGCCGCCATTGACGAGGCGGCCATCGACCGGCTCGGCTGGTCCCCTCCTCCTCGCGCGGCCATCGCCGCGGCGGTGCGGACCATTCTCTCCGCCGGGCCGCGCGTCGTCGCACTCGACCTGTTGTTCCTCGACCGGACCGATGCCGATGCGGCGCTTGCGGCCGCGCTGGCGCCGGGCGACCGCGTGATCCTCGGCACCGCCGTCGGCAGCGCCCTCCGCAATCCGGCAACGGAGCGACCGCCCGGCCTCGTTCGCGCGCTGCAACGAAGCGTGTTCGGCGTGGTGATCGACGCCCCCGCGAGCGGCGGCCCCGCGAGCGCCGGCCCCGCCCCCCGGCTGTTCGCACCGCTGCCGGAGATTCTGGGCCATGCGACCCTCGGGCATGTCAACATTTCCCGTGCCGACGACACCGTGGCGCGGGAAATTCCCCTGGCCCTCCGGATCGGCGCGCAAGGCTATCTCCCCGCCCTTTCGGTCGAGGCCGCCCGCCGCCTCCTGAACCTCACCCGGGGCGAGGTGGCGTGGCAGCCCGGCCGGGGGCTCCGCCTCGGGCCGCGCGAGATCGGGACCGACCGTGCCGGCGCGGTGCCGCTCGACCATTACGGCCCCGGCGGCACCATTCCCACCGTCAGCCTGCTGGACGTGCTCGACGGACGAGCGCCCCCGGCGGTCTTCCGGGGCCGGGCCGTCTTCATCGGCGCGTCGGCAGAAAGCCTGTCGGACCGTTTTGCGACCCCGTTCGGCACGGATACGCCGGGGGCCGAGGTGCTGGCGACCCTGACGGCGAACCTCGTTGCCGGCGACCTGATCCGACACGGCCCCCGGACCGCCGTGCTGGGCACCGCCCTCGCCATTGCCCTGGCCGTGGCGCTCTTCTACGCCGCGCGGGCACGATCACCGGCGATGGCCCTTGCGATGGCGGCAGCGGTCTGGCTCGCCGGCGCCGCCGCCGTTCAACTGGCGTTCGAACGGGGCAATCTCTGGCTGGACGCCACCGCGATCCTGGCGACGCTGCTGGGCGCCAGCGCCTGGTGCATGGCGCAACGGCTGCGGGCGGAGCGGCGCCTCGCCGTCCGGCTGGAGATCGAGCGGCACAATCTCTCCCGCTATCAGTCGCCGGTCCTCGTCACCTATCTGAGTGAAGGCGCAAGGCCGGCCTTCGAAGGCCGAACGCAAGACGCAGGCGTGCTGTTCGTCGACGCCGCCGGCTACACAACGCTGGTGGAGAAGGCCTCCCCGGCCGAAACCGCCGCGTTCCTGCGCGAACTCCACCGTCTCTACGAAGACTGCGCCACGGACCATCGCGGCGTGATCGTCAGTTTCGAGGGCGATGGCGCGCTGATCGTTTTCGGCCTGCCGGACCCCCGGCCGGACGACGGCGCGTCGGCGCTCATGTGCGGGCTGCAATTGCTGAACGCGGCAACCGGTTTCCGGTCCGAAGTCTTCCCCGGCCAGCCGCTTCGCCTCCGGGTCAGCGTGCAGTACGGGCCGGTGACGGTGGCGGTGCTGGGCGGCAGGGATCACGCGCAGATCACGATCACCGGCGACACGGTCAATGTCGCGAGCCGCCTGCAAGACATCGCCAAGGCGCACGGCGTGACCTTCGTCACCGGGCGGCCGGCCATCGACGCGGCCAGGGCCGCGGGCGCCGAGGTGACGGGCCTGTTCGCCCGCCTCGCCGAAGAACCCATCCGCGGACGCAGTCAGAGCGTCGAGGTCTGGGCGCCCCAATCATAG
- a CDS encoding FecR domain-containing protein encodes MIPSRCPLAIVMLLAGLSGPAFAQNPRSCTVTGMEGEARYGVNGVWQPLKIVTQLPREARIKTGPKDRVKIACNDGITVTIGVATELDIQDLASPSRSIFFRLVDGVVGLVAPGRGWDRIEVRTPLAIASARSTEWLVETAAGAETAVFVRDGRVAVAPADGTPVDLNADEGVTIGRDGTAGPVKIWGAARIARSVDALGMGWR; translated from the coding sequence ATGATCCCGTCCCGGTGTCCCCTCGCCATCGTCATGCTCCTCGCCGGTCTCAGCGGCCCGGCATTTGCCCAAAATCCCCGGTCCTGCACCGTCACCGGGATGGAGGGCGAGGCCCGTTACGGCGTGAATGGGGTGTGGCAACCCCTCAAGATCGTCACGCAGCTTCCCCGCGAGGCCAGGATCAAGACCGGCCCCAAGGACCGGGTCAAGATCGCGTGCAACGACGGCATCACGGTCACGATCGGCGTCGCGACCGAGCTCGATATCCAGGATCTCGCCAGCCCTTCCAGAAGCATCTTTTTCCGGCTGGTCGACGGGGTCGTTGGCCTGGTCGCGCCGGGTCGGGGCTGGGACCGCATCGAGGTCCGGACTCCGCTCGCCATCGCCTCCGCCCGCTCGACCGAATGGCTGGTCGAGACCGCCGCCGGGGCGGAGACCGCGGTGTTCGTGCGCGATGGCAGGGTCGCCGTGGCGCCGGCCGACGGCACCCCGGTGGACCTCAACGCCGACGAAGGGGTCACCATCGGACGTGACGGCACGGCCGGCCCCGTGAAGATCTGGGGTGCGGCGCGGATCGCCCGATCCGTCGACGCCCTCGGCATGGGATGGCGATGA